Proteins from a single region of bacterium:
- a CDS encoding DUF3108 domain-containing protein encodes MSLRRRGWTWAQGAFCAAGLTIGLAAHAVGAVAPANSPPAHFRGGEVLTFELRWGRMSVAQTLLSVEGPFLWNHKKVLRYRATTHTIGWLDRVFRVRDSAESYVDAKRLSSYRLELRQHQGQYQSQKWYTFDGKKATYVRAGRPPRHYETPGDVQDALSAFYKVRARGLKPGQNFEIPVFDSKRNWRVRVRVVRQEKLESLWGPMDTYLVEPELKGDSFFRRRGRVWIWVTTDPLHVPIRLESTTVIGPFIAHLVKTQGLPSGSLRHPPRFEAKSWRPTTKIVDDKRVSPSKNFKFDTK; translated from the coding sequence TTGAGTCTTCGACGGCGGGGATGGACGTGGGCCCAGGGCGCGTTTTGCGCGGCCGGGCTGACGATCGGGCTGGCCGCCCACGCCGTGGGCGCGGTAGCTCCCGCCAACTCCCCTCCCGCGCACTTTCGCGGGGGCGAGGTCCTCACCTTCGAGCTTCGCTGGGGACGGATGTCGGTGGCCCAAACCCTCCTCTCGGTCGAAGGGCCCTTTCTCTGGAATCACAAAAAAGTCCTGCGGTACCGGGCAACAACCCACACCATCGGCTGGCTCGATCGGGTGTTCCGCGTGCGGGATTCGGCGGAGAGCTATGTGGACGCCAAGCGCCTCTCAAGCTACCGGCTGGAGCTTCGCCAGCATCAGGGTCAATATCAAAGCCAAAAGTGGTATACGTTCGATGGGAAGAAAGCCACCTACGTCCGCGCGGGGCGCCCGCCACGGCACTATGAGACGCCGGGAGATGTGCAGGACGCTCTCAGCGCCTTCTACAAGGTGCGCGCCCGGGGCCTGAAGCCCGGTCAGAATTTCGAGATCCCCGTTTTCGACAGCAAGCGGAACTGGCGGGTCCGCGTCCGGGTTGTCCGGCAGGAGAAGCTGGAATCCCTCTGGGGGCCGATGGACACCTACCTGGTTGAGCCGGAGCTGAAGGGCGACAGCTTCTTCCGGCGCCGGGGCCGGGTCTGGATCTGGGTCACCACCGATCCGCTGCACGTTCCCATCCGCCTCGAGAGCACCACCGTGATCGGCCCCTTCATCGCCCATCTGGTCAAAACCCAGGGCCTTCCATCGGGCTCGCTCCGCCACCCCCCCCGGTTTGAAGCGAAATCCTGGAGACCGACAACAAAAATCGTGGATGATAAGCGCGTCTCCCCTTCCAAGAACTTCAAGTTCGATACGAAATAA
- a CDS encoding ROK family protein, protein MAGDGPLLGIDLGGTYAKIARFTAAGDREAEAQMDTAGRPGAGSMVDALARCAEELLGGDAPAGLGIGVAGVLDLTSGRVIESPNIPQLTNFPLLNALREHFPGVPAAMMNDANAAALGEYHAGAGAGTGSMVLLTLGTGIGGGIVLGGKLWEGAARIAGEIGHMCVQAEGPACHCGARGCLEACVSGWALLRDAEELARTSPGSPIAKLTPRTPEGLAELAQSGDAQARALWERAGRMLGVGLASIMNLLNPECIVLTGGLVRAGELLMTPARAAWESQAFEAAHRAAQVKTGALGGWAGVRGAIQPFMESTS, encoded by the coding sequence ATGGCCGGGGATGGCCCACTCCTGGGGATCGATCTGGGAGGCACCTACGCCAAGATCGCCCGCTTCACGGCCGCGGGCGACCGGGAGGCGGAAGCGCAGATGGACACCGCCGGCCGCCCGGGCGCCGGCTCCATGGTGGACGCTCTGGCCCGGTGCGCGGAAGAACTTCTGGGCGGCGATGCGCCGGCGGGCCTGGGCATCGGCGTCGCAGGCGTTCTCGATCTGACCTCCGGCCGTGTCATTGAATCGCCCAACATCCCGCAGCTGACGAACTTTCCCTTGCTGAATGCTCTGCGCGAGCACTTTCCCGGCGTACCCGCGGCGATGATGAACGATGCCAACGCGGCCGCGCTGGGGGAGTACCACGCGGGCGCGGGAGCCGGCACCGGAAGCATGGTTCTCCTCACCCTGGGGACGGGCATCGGCGGCGGCATCGTTCTCGGCGGAAAGCTCTGGGAGGGCGCGGCGCGAATCGCCGGCGAGATTGGTCACATGTGCGTTCAGGCGGAGGGTCCGGCGTGTCACTGCGGCGCGCGCGGATGTCTGGAGGCCTGCGTATCCGGCTGGGCGCTTCTCCGGGACGCCGAGGAGCTGGCCCGCACATCGCCCGGAAGTCCGATCGCGAAACTCACGCCCCGCACCCCCGAAGGATTGGCGGAACTCGCCCAATCGGGCGACGCGCAGGCCCGGGCTCTATGGGAGCGGGCGGGCCGCATGCTGGGCGTGGGATTGGCCAGCATCATGAATCTCTTGAATCCCGAGTGCATCGTCCTGACCGGCGGCCTTGTCCGGGCCGGCGAACTCTTGATGACCCCTGCGCGGGCGGCGTGGGAAAGTCAGGCGTTCGAGGCCGCCCACCGGGCCGCGCAGGTGAAGACGGGCGCCCTGGGCGGCTGGGCGGGCGTGCGGGGCGCAATCCAGCCCTTCATGGAGAGCACCTCTTGA